GAAATGGTGAATTCAGGGAGACATCTGTTGGGTGCACAATTGCCTTTTCTGAATATTGCCACGTTTACAGCAGTGTCGCTTCAGACAATTCCCGTCAAGGGTTCTTGTTGCAAGACTCCCGAGAATGCACCCTAGAGAATACGATTGCAGCATCCAATGATGAAAATGGCTACTATCTGTTGAATACCGTTGGAGGTCGGTTGCTGAACAACACTGCGGATGATAATCACCATTCAGGCTTTAGAATCCGTCAGACGGAAGATTCCATGTTCAGATTCAACATAGCGAAAAGGAATTCTCTGGCTGGCTTTTTCCTAAGTTACTCGAACAACCATACCCTGGCAGACAATAGGGCCTTCTTTAATGACTATGGCGGCTTTCGCCTTGCATCCTGCGAATCTTGTCAGGTAATTGATAACACCGGCAATGAAAATATGCGCGATGGTTTTGATCTTTATGACACAGTAAGGTCAATGTTCTTCAGAAACACTGCTAGCAACAATTTTGAAAATGGCTTCCTTGTAGATGATTGTATTTCGTGTATATTTCAGGAGAACTTAGTGGAGTACAATGAGGAAATCGGAATCCAACTTCGGGAAGGTTCAAGCAATAATTCAATTATCGGAAATGTAATTCGATTCAATGGCCAAAACGCTGAAGACAATGGCACTATAAATTCGTGGTACACTTCGAGAGGTGTGGGAAACATATGGGGCGATTACAACGGATCTAGGTATTACATGATTCCAGGCTCGGCAGGCTCAATAGACCGATATCCTCAAATCTATTCACGAGTTTCCCGAACGATTTCAGCCGTTGTCATCATTCTTGTTCTACTCGCGCTTTGCGCCGTCATCGTGATTATCAAGAGGGAAATTGAGGATTATTATGCTAGAAGTAGCGAAGAGATAAATTCGAGGTTGAAGAAGCATAGACAATAAGCACTTGCAACACACACGAGGGCTGAAGAGGTTCAGTGACACGTTTAAGTGGAGATACAAATAATGTGTCGGGGTGACATCATCGTTGGAGTTCCGTAGGCGCTTGGCATTGGTGTTAGCAGTACTTGTCACTATCCAGGCTGCTCTACTTGGGGGAATGAGTCCCATTCCGAGTACAAATCGATTTGTGAACTCTAATACTCGACAAATAGCTGACTTCGATTTTGCCTACTCTACACATGATCCAATTGTAATCGATTCGCCAGTGGATTTCAAAACCCAAGGATGGCCGGGTGAAGGCACGGAGATGAATCCGTATCGAATTGAGAATCTGAACATAACCAGTGAAGATGACTGTATCAGAATAAGTAACACAGATGTATACTTCGTGATAAGCTCCTGCTTTTTGGGTGGTACTCCAGAAAAGGCAAATAATGCAGTCTTCTTGGAGAATGTGTCACATGCCACAATCAAAAACTGTACTGGAAGTTTAAAGAATAGAGGAATCTCGCTTCAGGGTTCTGATAATTGTATCATCGAGGGAAATACTATCAGATTGACAAATCAATCGGGAATATACGTCAACAACTCCACATCATGCTACCTTGCGGAGAATAGCGTACTGAGCGCTAATGGGAACGGGATGCATTTCGAAAATTCAAGTCAGTGCACACTTGTAAGCAACCTTTTATCGAGAAACTGGCACGATGGCATATCGATCAGGACAGGGAATGGATTCATCCTCTCAAATAATGCAGCATATCGGAATGTAAGGACTGGATACACGCTTCAAGATGTGTCAAACTCCGTATTGACTAATGAGACGATTTCTAGCAACAGCAACGAGGGGATTCTGCTTTCAGAGTGCAATAATGTAACCGTCACTAATTGTACAACCACGTTCAACGTTTATGCAGGGACATCGATATCGAATTCTTCCAACATTGCATTAGCAAAAAACACGCAAATTGGCAATCGTGGTAATGGCATATCTATGTATGATTCTAGTAGCATTTCGATTAGCGACGCAGATGTTTTGGAGAACGAAGGGGACGGGTTGATGATTGAGTTCTGTGAAGCAATCACAGTAGTAGGAAGCTCGCTGAAGAATAATGAGTATACAGGAATGCATCTTTATGAATCAGCAAACTGTACAATCCAGAATAGCTACGTGAGAAGCAATCTCTGGGACGGAGTCTATTTGGAAAGGTCGCCCTCCTGTGTCATAACTGGCAGCGAGTTTGTCATCAACGGTATCGGTTTGTACAGATCTGAGCTAGCCGAAATTTCCGATAATACCATCCTCGGATCAGGTCTACGTATTTCAGCCAACGTGATTTCGCAGAGTTTGCATGAAATCCAAAATAACACAGTGAATGGCAAAAGCCTCGGATACATAGCAAATACCGAGGATACAACTGTCTATGCAGGGTCATATGGTCAGCTGATTCTGGCGAACTGTACGGGCGTTACAATTGGCGGTGGTGAGTTTATCAATACATCACAGGGTTGTACTATTGCCTTCTCTTCGCTATGCGATATCATGAACACAGAAGCCCGCAATAACACGCATCATGGGTTTTTCATTCATGATTCTACCAACTGCTCATTTCAAGATGTTAACTCCGTTTTCAATTCGTATGAAGGATTCTACCTCCGTGACAATATCGGAAGCCAATTTCAAAACTGCGAAGCGGACTATAATGGCTGGTCAGGCTTCTACATTCGAAATGGTGATGGAGCGAGATTTTCAGGTTGTCAAGCGACGAGGAATTCAGATGCCGGCTTTGATGTATACGCATCTACGAACTGTATCCTTGAGCGCAATAGAGCATGGGGGAACGGAGATAATGGAGTTGAATTCGCAACGTCCACATCCTGCGAAGTGACAGACAATCATGCATACCAGAATTCAGGCCACGGATTTGGCCTTTCATCTACGATGTGGACCCTATTCCAAAACAATACTTCAGCCAACAACAATCTCAATGGCTTCAATCTGTATGGTTGTACTCAATGTGTCTTGCGGGATAATACGGTAATGCATAATGATAGAATTGGAATACAAATTTGGGCTAATTCAGACGAGAACGAAATCTTTGGTAATGACATTCATAACAATGCTCAGAATGCTGAGGACAACGGTACAAATAACGATTGGTACAAATCGGGCGTTGGTAACAGGTGGGGAGATTATGACGGCGAAGGATACTACTACATCCCAGGTTCTGCTGAATCCATTGACATATACCCCGAGGGTTTCTCCTCAGGGCCTGATACACTTCCTTTCGAAATGGCTTCAATTCTTAGGGTTGTTGCTGTAGTAGCCACAGCTGGTATTGTCGCAGCCATTGTGGGGAAAGAGGTCTACGAGTATCATGCAGCATCAGAATCCAAGAAGAAAAATCAACCCCTATATCAAGACCCTCGAACCGAGATTACGTATTGCCCTAATGCCGTATGATCAGTCTTTGCCGAAATGCAGAACCCAGATTTAATAAGAATCCACGAATATATTAACTATAGAAAAGAAAATGAGTGTTGGTATTAGTTCTCTTGACAGGTCAATTCAGCTGAGCATGAAATGGTTAAACGAGGTTGGTGAAGAGTTGGGCTGGCCCGATGAAGAGCGGGTCTATGATGCCACTAAGGCCTTCCTCAACGCTCTCAGAGATCGTCTGCCAGTAGGCGAAGCTGTAGAATTTGCAGCACAGTTACCCATGCTTCTCAAGGGCATGTATTATGATTCCTATGATCTTGGCGGCAAGCCACTCAAAATCCGGGATCGAGATGAATTCTTCAATCTAATCAGAGACAACTTCGGTGGGGAAGCTTTGGATCCCAGAGAACCAATGATCGCATTCCTCAAGGTATACCTGAGGAAAACCGGAAAAGGCGAGTTCGAGGACATCAAGAAAGTAATGCCTGAAGAGCTCCGTGGTCTCTTCGAAGCTGTTGAAAAAGCCTAATCAGAAAAGAAAACAGACAGGAGCTGTCCTATATGTGACAGCTCCCAGATCCTTCTTTATTCTATTTCCAAGCTTCGTCACTACTAGGAAGAGTATCTTCAGGTGGCTCAGTATCCCGGTATTCCCTAGCTAGGTTCAGAATAGAGGGGTAATCAACGCCTAGGCTTTCCAGCTTCTCGATTGTTGGAACACCATTTCTTGTCCAACCACGTCTTTTGTATGCTGCATCAGTGAGTAACCTGTATTGCTCCTCTCGATGCTCTCGGAGTTTCTCCTTCTTCTCAGCAGTGGTCATGTCTGAGATTTCAAATCCAAGCTCCTCGAG
Above is a genomic segment from Candidatus Thorarchaeota archaeon containing:
- a CDS encoding right-handed parallel beta-helix repeat-containing protein, producing the protein YQCLDLYFNESRACDNDGDGFWLRQSYECTISNSTLGNNNQYGAGLLDSTNCLIESSQISGNWDRGSLTYCNGCNVTDNHLPDNDCLGIELYESSNCGIENNYFEDNRLEGIRIYRSESCSVIQNRFSGNGIRLYQSQNSVVSRNTLSHGGLTLTAHDIDNALHQVDNNLVNGKKLGYISNAQDMTIDGETYGQIIFVNFNHIRLRNGEFRETSVGCTIAFSEYCHVYSSVASDNSRQGFLLQDSRECTLENTIAASNDENGYYLLNTVGGRLLNNTADDNHHSGFRIRQTEDSMFRFNIAKRNSLAGFFLSYSNNHTLADNRAFFNDYGGFRLASCESCQVIDNTGNENMRDGFDLYDTVRSMFFRNTASNNFENGFLVDDCISCIFQENLVEYNEEIGIQLREGSSNNSIIGNVIRFNGQNAEDNGTINSWYTSRGVGNIWGDYNGSRYYMIPGSAGSIDRYPQIYSRVSRTISAVVIILVLLALCAVIVIIKREIEDYYARSSEEINSRLKKHRQ
- a CDS encoding right-handed parallel beta-helix repeat-containing protein, yielding MEFRRRLALVLAVLVTIQAALLGGMSPIPSTNRFVNSNTRQIADFDFAYSTHDPIVIDSPVDFKTQGWPGEGTEMNPYRIENLNITSEDDCIRISNTDVYFVISSCFLGGTPEKANNAVFLENVSHATIKNCTGSLKNRGISLQGSDNCIIEGNTIRLTNQSGIYVNNSTSCYLAENSVLSANGNGMHFENSSQCTLVSNLLSRNWHDGISIRTGNGFILSNNAAYRNVRTGYTLQDVSNSVLTNETISSNSNEGILLSECNNVTVTNCTTTFNVYAGTSISNSSNIALAKNTQIGNRGNGISMYDSSSISISDADVLENEGDGLMIEFCEAITVVGSSLKNNEYTGMHLYESANCTIQNSYVRSNLWDGVYLERSPSCVITGSEFVINGIGLYRSELAEISDNTILGSGLRISANVISQSLHEIQNNTVNGKSLGYIANTEDTTVYAGSYGQLILANCTGVTIGGGEFINTSQGCTIAFSSLCDIMNTEARNNTHHGFFIHDSTNCSFQDVNSVFNSYEGFYLRDNIGSQFQNCEADYNGWSGFYIRNGDGARFSGCQATRNSDAGFDVYASTNCILERNRAWGNGDNGVEFATSTSCEVTDNHAYQNSGHGFGLSSTMWTLFQNNTSANNNLNGFNLYGCTQCVLRDNTVMHNDRIGIQIWANSDENEIFGNDIHNNAQNAEDNGTNNDWYKSGVGNRWGDYDGEGYYYIPGSAESIDIYPEGFSSGPDTLPFEMASILRVVAVVATAGIVAAIVGKEVYEYHAASESKKKNQPLYQDPRTEITYCPNAV
- a CDS encoding DUF2267 domain-containing protein — protein: MSVGISSLDRSIQLSMKWLNEVGEELGWPDEERVYDATKAFLNALRDRLPVGEAVEFAAQLPMLLKGMYYDSYDLGGKPLKIRDRDEFFNLIRDNFGGEALDPREPMIAFLKVYLRKTGKGEFEDIKKVMPEELRGLFEAVEKA